The following nucleotide sequence is from Juglans microcarpa x Juglans regia isolate MS1-56 chromosome 6D, Jm3101_v1.0, whole genome shotgun sequence.
CGCAGACTGACACACTAACACAGTAGGGGGGAGTGGTGGCAGGTCAGGTACGACCTGGCACCTCACGACCTCCCTCGGCAGAAGAGTCTGAATCAAGTATAAATAACAGTCATCCCTCCTACGTGAAGGCTCTCTGaactttttactattatctCTAGTTCCTTATGATTTTTCTATCAAATTCGAATTATTCACTAACGTTGACATCAGAGTGATCCCGGAAGTCACTGGAACCCATTCTCCCTCCTTGTTGTAGGTGGCTTAGGATTGACAATTGTGGCATTGCTCGGACTGCGAAACACGACCTCAATAGAATATTTtacttctatttattattttttacatattttttaatttttttttttattatttactgaaTATTTCAGATcttctcattatctaaacgcaacataaaacaaaaataaaataaaataatggtcgGAGAGATCGAGATGCACTCCCGTCTCATCTGGTGGGTGATAGAGGCACTGTCACCGTCCCTTCGCCCACTCGAAGAGTCCGTCACTCCCATTTCCTCAAAGGCTCAAACAACACGCTCGCACTCAACGCATTGCCCAACCATTTCGAATCGCTTCTTGGCGGAATCTCTTATCTTCCCACAACAACCATGGAAGCCTCAGCTCTCTCCCGCATAGGTCTCGCCGGCCTCGCCGTCATGGGCCAAAACTTAGCTTTGAACATAGCCGATAAGGGCTTCCCCATCTCCGTCTACAACCGCACCGCCTCCAAGGTCGACGAAACAGTCAATCGGGCTCGGCAAGAGGGTCAACTCCCCTTAACTGGCCAGTATAACCCCAAAGACTTCGTCCTCTCTATCCAACGCCCCAGATCGGTCATCATCCTCGTCAAAGCCGGTTCGCCAGTTGACCAGACCATCGCCGCCCTTTCCTCGCACATGGAGCCCGGTGACACCATCATTGATGGCGGCAACGAGTGGTACGAGAACACCGAGCGCAGAATCCAAGAGGTCTCCGGAAAGGGTCTCCTGTATCTCGGGATGGGCGTATCGGGGGGCGAAGAAGGTGCCCGTAACGGGCCCTCTCTCATGCCCGGGGGATCTTATCAGGCCTACTCCAACATCCAAGAGATCCTCGAAAAGATCGCCGCTCAGGTCAAAGACGACGGGCCGTGCGTCACCTACATCGGCGAAGGCGGGTCTGGGAACTTCGTGAAAATGGTCCACAACGGAATTGAGTACGGCGACATGCAACTCATTTCGGAGGCGTACGACGTGTTGAAAAACGTTGGGGGTTATCGAACCAGGAACTCTCGGAGATATTCGCGGAGTGGAATAGAGGGGAATTAGAGAGTTTCTTGATTGAGATTACCGCCGATATATTCAGGGTTAAGGACGAGTATGGAGATGGGGGTTTGGTGGATAAGATTTTGGACAAGACGGGAATGAAAGGGACCGGGAAATGGACTGTCCAACAAGCAGCGGAGCTGTCCGTCGCTGCTCCGACTATTGCTGCATCTTTGGATTGCCGGTATCTGAGTGGGttgaaagaggagagagagaatgccGCGGAGGTTCTGAGAGAGGCTGGGTTGAACGAGGAGAAGGGGGTGAAGCTTGGTGGGATCGATAAGAAAAGGTTGATAGACGATGTGAGACAGGCATTGTACGCGTCGAAGATCTGTAGCTACGCGCAGGGGATGAACCTTTTGAGGGCGAAGAGTGTGGAGAGAGGGTGGGATTTGAATTTGGGTGAATTGGCGAGGATTTGGAAAGGTGGGTGTATTATACGGGCTGTGTTCTTGGATAGGATCAAGAAGGCCTATCAGAGGAACCCCAATTTGGCGAATTTGGTTGTGGACCCCGACTTTGCGAGGGAGATGGTGCAGAGACAGGCTGCATGGAGGAGGGTGGTGGGGCTGGCGATATCAGCCGGCATTAGCACGCCAGGGATGTGTGCCAGTCTTTCCTATTTCGATACATATAGACGGGCGCGACTGCCGGCGAACTTGGTGCAGGCACAGAGGGACTTGTTCGGGGCGCATACCTATGAGCGGATTGATCGACCAGGGTCGTTTCATACCGAGTGGACGAAACTTGCTCGGAATAGTGATGCCGGTGTTGGTGCTTTCAGCTGAGCTTTTTTCACTATTTGGTTGGttactttctttgtttggatcCTGGTGATCCTGAATTTTATGTGGATGCCATTTGAATTGGGATTGTATGCCTTGTTTTGGATTCTCTGCTTGCTGGGAGCAATTATTGTTTAACCTTTGTTTTTTTGGGGGCTGTTAATAAGAAAATGCATGCCTTCTGAGTTTTTGAGCTAAACTCTCTCTTATGATTTTCTTTCCTTGCGGTAGACATGTTCTAGTTTTCTCTAATTTTGCTTCTGTGTAGATTCAGTTATTATCAGATTAGATATGTCCTAAGGTCGTATATCTAGAATTAAGATTAGATGAAGATGGCACTGGCTAATATCTGTGTAAAGATGCTGCCCTATCATCTTTAGTGTGATATCATGATGAACTAATCCCCACGAAGTTTGGTAAACATCTTCTCTTAGACTTATGAGGCAATGTTCTTCACCCTTTCACTGGGAGGGGATCAGGAAGGGGGTTTTTCGTTTAGTGCTTCAGGAGTTGGTATATTGTGTATTCCATGCGTCTGTTTGAAACGTCAATTTGGTGTTCTTCCAAGAGTAATAGCCGCTGATTAATTGATGGGTGACGTTGAAGCTACCGTAATAAGAGTGGAAGCCAAAGGGAGCGTTGTTATGCTGTTTTGCAACCTACTTAGTTCATATCTGTTGGATGTTTCTTTTACGTGGTAAGTGTTTTTAGAAAGAATAGAATCCTAAGTACTCAAAGAGACTACCAGGCTTAGTATCCATCGTGTTCATTGAATAAGAGGATGCCTTTTGAAAGTTTGTTGGATTAAAAACTAAAGGATTTTGGCGCCTTGCCATAGCTCACTTTTGGATTAGCTTGTCTGCAAGTTCTTCTCTTCATAAttgaatgtatattttggtGGTGGGCTGTTTATTCCCTGCGCTAAATGTTTGGCCGTTTGCCAGGTATGGGGCCTGATTTGCAGTATATGAGATTCAATACTAATGAATTATCATGATGCTTGCTTTGGAATTCTCTTGCGTACTATTGATGGTCTTCATGGCTATAGAGGATTCGATTGTCCTACACTCCCCTGCCCCTGATATGCATGTTGCATGCACAAACACCACAACAAAACTTCTGATGTTGGAAAATGTAATCTGATAGAAAAACATACTCCTTACCTCCAGTGTAGGGCTGTTATTCCAAATCTTGTTTCGTTTTTGTAAATGTTGAAGATCCACTTTGTTGCAGTCCCCCATTTTAAACTATGAAGGTTCCCACAGTTTGGATTTCCCCCATCACATGAATTTGCTATGCGTATTTGTCCCTGCACCCACCATCTACACACTGATGCTTCTCAGAGTTCAAATCGTGTAGCTTTATACTAATGTTTATAGGATTTTTTATTCACAATATTAGCAAACATAGCAATCGCTATTTTCTGTTCAAGTAAATAGTAAGAGTGTGGTGGCCAAATATGATGTGATAATTGGAGCTAGTAGTTGTGTATTATGAATGTTATGAAGGTTCTGATTCAGCTTACAATGAGTTTCACAATGGATTCCAAGAGGACAGCTCTGCCAACAGTTTGAATTTGACTACTGTCTCAAATTGCGCATCGAAATTCACATTTAAAATCCAAACTGAGATGGGATATGATCCTAAAAAGTGTAgactttggggggggggggggggggggggggggggggggggggggggggggggggggggggtgtttgaATAAGTACAGATCATGGAGgaacaaagtaaaaaaaaaaaaaaatcttatcaaagaaggaaaataaatctGAAAGGAATATCAAACACCTCCATTCTCAAGGACAGGCTGAGTTCTCGTCCCAGCTGCAGAAGGCAGCTTACTACCACTCACCCATCTACTTTCAAGAATCGAATCTTCATCAGCTTGTGCTTGTCTCTCCACTTGAATCTTCTTTGTCTTCAAAGTCCTCGCAGACGCCATCCCAACATAAACCATCACTACCATCCCAGAAATCCCAAGCACAGACCCAACAACCCAAAGATACCACAACCTCTGCTTACTCTCCTTCGGAACAACAATGGCAAAATGACCTTGATCTCCTGAGTAACATATACCGGGCAAGCTCATTTCACTAAGGTAAAAACTCCCATTTCCACTAAAAGCGACGCACCTCGTCTTAGAGATCATTCCGTCAGGGAGGGCCAAAGTGGGGAAATGAATCGATATGGGCTTCCCCATTGTACTGAGACTCAGCTTTCTGATGCTTGTAGAACTAACATTTGATGCATCGAAAACCGTGAATCCAACGGCCGGAGTGATGAGTGAGTAACCCTTCAGGCCATAGAAGTGGGAAGACAAGTTGCCCAAGTTCTGATAGACTATGGCAAGCCTCTTTACGTGTGGCAAAGGCATAGTTCTTGATGGAATGTGGAAGAAGCTGAAGTTGGCACCCGTGTTCCACAACCTCCGACTTCTGAGCCGAACAATTGAAACGTCAATGCTTGAGAGATTAGCAGGAAGGAGGGCTTGGTATAGAGCTCCGGTGCGAGGTCGGTGCCGGAGCGGCGCTTTGAAGGCGAAATCTTCAAGAGAAGCATCCAAGGAATCAGTAGTAAAGTGGTCTGAACAACTGACATATGAGCAATAAATCAAGGTGAGTACTAACCAGATGCAGTTCCAGTTCCAGATGATCATGTTGGATGACAATCAAGACTTGCTCTGAAGTATAGAACAGCGTTGGATTATGTCAACTTTCTCATCATCAAGTGCTATGATCTTTTGCCAACATGTTTTGGTCATTCATGTATGTAAAGTTGTTCCACACCATTAGAGCCTTGAAAGAAAAGCTTTTCATGGTTCTTTAATCTTCTCTGTTGATACCTTTCGAGGAAGAGATCAGTAAGCATGCTTAGAATTGGGACCCATGCGCGGAGGACTAAGAAGCCAGAAGTTGTAAACATCTGTCAAGGTGGGGTGGGAGGGACTTGACTTTTCCCAGAGTGAATCACTACTCCAGGTGATTTAGCTGTAGCTTTGTACGTTTCTGGACCAACCCTGCTTTTCGaaaaacatttctttacatAATGCTATTTGCAAAGACTCTGATTTagcttctttttttcaaaattttgagtttttttttttttggtaacttTATCAACTTtagtacaaataaatttataaaaatatataaaaatctaaaaatctttagtcctaacatttttttataaaaataaatttataaaaatacgtgatttaatataatacgttaaattataaaattatttttattatgatataAGTTCAACGTATCATATATAATCATGTCAatttacaagtttatttttatagatttcttaactatttttattgtgataaaagtttaacgtatcatatgaaatcatgtcaatttataaatttatttttatagatttttttatgactacaatatttttcaaagaaaaattaaggcTTGATTGGAGCggatttacaaaataaaaaaaaaaaaaagcggaAATTAGAACTTTtcttaagataaaatataaatagcatTACATTATGAACTATAAGTCTATGACATTAAAGTTAAAACACCATCAACTCGAGAAATGGGAGCGTTGatgatgaaaagaaagaaagagggaaTCTTTACACAAATTGCGGGCAGCGAAAGTGTGGAGCAGTAATAAGTGGTAAATAAACATGTGTTGATTGTTCATAATTGGTGGGGCTCCCTGCTGCCCTTGTAAATGgagtaatatataatacaacatAAGAACTACatccataaaaagattttaaaatataaatttataaattgacgttatttgatatgatatataaaatagatttaatatatcatatcaataattttataatctaacctAACACATCAAGCTAATCagtctataaatttatttttataaaatttctttataattaaaacatttctcataatataatataatatcaccACCAAAGAGATCATTTCCATATCTCTCCCAAACCAAAAGAAAGCCGTTTGTCCCAACCAAGTGAATCCAAACTAGAGGTGGCCAAAAACTCTggcgactccgactccaatcgACACCCACTCCATTTTTTACTCCGACAGAGTTGGAATAATCGAAATTTGAAGTAAGAATCAGAGtccaagttattttaaaaaaaattgtcagagTCGACATCGACTCCGACCTCCAAACTCCTATTGATATCTTTGCTCTTTGTTCGCTGTATTTCTTTCATTGCCTTAATGTTTACCATTCTCctaataaagaaacaaaagtcCTCGTTTTCTTATGAatgtttctcctttttttcacttttgtcAATCTTGCAGTTTGACTTTTAAATACTTTCCTTTATTCACTTAATTTATTGTTTCTGATCTTTATATTCTCATTCAACTGAAacaattttagttataaaaaataaaaatactcttgACACCATttgtaaggggattttttcCCTCTGTCTTAGTGGGCCTGAGAAGGGTAACAAAGAGAATAAGAAGTGAAGGTCTAgtccaaaacaaataaattcttCGACTCGGCCCAAGGGTAGGCCTCCCCTGGACGAAATCTCCTTGAGGGAGCGTACTGTAGAGGGATGGGATTCGCCGACCGAGAGATCCCTCGAACAATGTTCAGTACTTGGCTACCTATATGCATAAACGGGTGGGAAGTAAGGGGAACCGTCGATCCTCTAACACGAAGATATCAACGGACCACTAAGGACACTAGCAAGGCAAGGCTGATCAGGAAACTACatcgcattaatggcaccactatcCAAGCCACACGTCATACCAATGACACTGTCGCAGAGGCACGTCACATTAAACAACTCTGACAGAAAGAACGGTAAAAGAACACAAACTTCATAGGGGCAGACATGATCTGTCCCCCAGACTcttggtataaatagcaagtccCAGATACGAGAGactctctcacttatttacaaacttccaacaGACTTTACTGACTTTGGTATCGGAGACTCCCCGAccccaaggccaccctctcccagctgccttcttctctatttttgcaaGCTCAGTTCTGAAGACCTGAGTTAATGCTAGAACCTGACCCAAAGGCTTacgaaacacgatgttaacacCATCCATTCGCTTTACTACCTAATGGCTAATGATGAACCAACGTAACACTAACCCCATGCTTTATATCTGAAGTTCTGAAGCAATCAGTATTTATTTCACTTTTGGTTCCTTGGTAAGCATAACTTGAAAGATGGAAAGCACATtgaaaagtttttaattttttaattactcgGGTCTCGAGCCTCTCAGCCTTTGGCTTCAAATCACTAtcgttttctttatttatttttttgtatttttggttcTGATACATGCATGTCTAGTTTTATAGTCAGTGTTAACTTCAAAATACCACTTCACTTTTTATAGTGTCCATGAAAACTAGTTTTTGAAAGATAGACTCGATAAAAGcagaaaaggaaatgagaagATTGAGAGGAGACTCGGTGTTGAGGCTTGGAGCAGTTCAGAGTCGTCTTGAGACTGACGACGAAGAATTGCCATGATTGAAAAGGAGGTGGGATTGCCACCGTTCGACGGCGACACAAACGAGATCGATcgagatctctctctctctctctctctctctctctctctctctctcccccccccaaTGCTCTACCTCTTgaactccaactccaacaactccaatcaGAGTCGAAGTCCACTCCTGATCGGAGTCAGAATCGGAGGCCAACTTCAACTCCAACAAAAGTTAGAGTCGGAGTTCGGAATTGGGCTTTCCGACTCCATCGAAGTAGAAACCCAGCCCTAATCCAAATAGCCTAATGTCTCTCTTTTTTCATTAGGAGTCATGGAGTGCAAGCAAGAACAATAGAGTTTTAAATCCCTCCACAActtctctcctcctcctcctcctcctcctctataTCCATTGATCCCAATTCATTTTcgatatatcatttttataattattttggtgGTTGCTTGCTACAAAGGTCCTGGATAGTTTGTTAGATCACTAAATTAGCAATCCAAAATACTTATAGAATGACCCTTACTTTGGTCAGTAATAAAGTCTATTGACGAAGAAATATGCGATCAAAATCGATCCATTGGTCCTGATTTCTTTTCTATATATCATTTCTAGTCTTTTTTTGTTACATAGAAGAAACAAGTATTATTGAATCTCAACAGATTATTACATCTGGTTGTCAACCTAGACAACTTGTAAAATGCATTGTGGTATTTGATCCCACCACATTACAATATGATCTACATTCGATGTATGCCTAGCTAGTTGATGGGTTGCCTCATTCCCCATTGTGTTAACATGCTGAATGTTGCAGCTCTAAAGAGCCCTATCATGGATTTAACTTCCTTCACAACATTGCCTAGTATTGATGTAGAGTCCCTTTTAACTTCGATTTCCAGCACCATCAACAATGAATCACTCTCCACGATTAGGTCTGTTATTCCCATATGCATTCAAACCTCTAAGAGTAGCTAATAATTCAGTATCCTCTAATTCTTTTACATCATACTCTTTTTTGCTTGCCACCATAATGTTACACGCCGACATTGCAAAGAAGAGAACAAAAGGAgagaagtgttgagatgaaGTGTCGACACGATTAGGGTTCTTCCAGAAGGCATGTTTACTGAGTTAAGATGTGTACGTGCATGGGCTAGACTTTAAGGGCATGGGCCATAGCAACGGTCAAAGGATTAGAAAATGGAATGGATGCTTGTGGGCTTCGAATGGGCCAAGAAGGGCCTGATCCATGTTTATTTTATGCTAGTGAATTTCTTTTAAGTCTGTAACCAAAGGATCTAAGGGTAATTCTGTCTTTTCATATTACTAGTATATCTAGCATAGTAACTGCCTGAGGAACCATCCAGAACCTTGATAATCAATTTGTTATACTGTTCTATCTTGGAGGAGCTCCCCTGGAAGAGAGAATTATCATTTTCTACTGAATACATATGAAATTTTCATCTGATTGTTGCATTTCCATTATCTCTCTAGTTTGATCtattacaagtggtatccaAAGCCCCTTTCCTACCCTGTTGCAATGGCTTAAAACAGTTGCATGAAAGAATTACAGAAAGGACTCAATGCTCAACGAAAGACTATAGAACAACACATCAATAACACTAATAGCCAATTTAATACAATAGGAGTGGAGATGTTGGTTATGCGATGACAAATGGAAACGATTCTAAAGTAGTTTTCTAATATGCAGCAGACCTGCACAGTGTTAAGGCAACTCTGTCATGAGATTCCTCCAGTCAACAACAAAACAATCGGCATCCAGAAAACCAAGATTCACAAGTTGTACCTCACAATGCAGACATCCAGCCAAGACCCATTCAATTGGACTTTCCAATTTTTCACGGGGATAACCCCCATGGATGGCTATTTAAGGTTAACTATTTTTTTACCTATCATAATATCCTTTTTTGACATAAATTACGTTCAGTATCCCTCCACATGAAAGGAAAGGCACTGGTCTGGTTTCAAGACTTGGAAGAGTCTGGGAGAGTAAACAGTTGGGATGCATTTGTGAAAGTATTAATAGTCAGATTTGGTCCAACTActtatgatgatccaatggaacaATTGGCTAAGTTGAGATAGAAGCGTAGTGTTGATGAttagaaaattgattttgaaGTCTTGTCTAACAGGCTACATGGGTTATCTAAGAATTACATTACAAGCATAGTTGCTTTCTCAGTAGCCTTAGGGATGATATAAGATTGACAGTTAAAATGTTTACTCCCACTGATATGTTCACAACTTATGGACTTGCAAAAATTCAAGAGGAAAAGATTTTTCTCCCAAAAAAAACCCACATACAGAACCTCACTGTACAATACAGCCACGCAAACCCATGAACCATCTTACATTAAACCTTTCCAACAACCTCAAACCATAGATGTCCACCAAAACCATCCCAAAGTCATAGTTCCAGTCCATAAAGTTCgtcaaaataagatgagagagCGCGGGACTAAAGGCCTGTGTTATTCTTGTGACTCCAAGTGGGACCCAGGTCACAAATGTTCAAGTCCAAAGCTGTATTTAATTGAGGAAATAGAGGAGAATTATGAAGTAATAGACATTGACACTAAAAAGGAAGAGGGTCTGGTTGGCACACCTCAAATCTCAGTTTCTGGTAAAAATCCATAAATCGCTTTACATGCTATTATAGGGTCTTTGAACCTTAAAACTATGCGAGTTGTGGTCAAAATTGGTAACCAACCAGTGACTATTCTCATTGATTCAGGAAGTACTCACAACTTTCTGGACCCTTCTATACTATCCAAACTTTCCCTACATGTGTTAACTAATGACAAAGTTAGGGTAAAAGTTGCAAATAGGGACCAAGTTAAAAGTGAGGGTAGAATTAAAGATGTTCCAATGGTTGTCCAAGACATGAGATTCTCAGTGGATATGTATTTGCTAATGCTGGCAGGTTGCGATGTAGTGTTGGGTGTGCAATGGTTACAAGGGCTAGGGTCGATTTTATGGAATTTCCATAACCTCATTATGCAGTTTACCTACCAGGACACTTTGATCATCATAAAGGGGCTGCGAGAAGCACTTTAATGGAAGAAGGGGGATTTAATAGAGCTACTGCTCTAGAAAAAATAGGTGTGCTACTTCAACTCATTGAACAGATTCCTCAAGCCCAAACACCTACCACTATCCCTAAACCCATGCAGCACCTCCTTGACCTATATCCAGACATCTTTGCCCTTCATTCTGGACTTCCCCCAACCAGATCTCAAGACCACAGTATCACCTTACAACCTGGTACCCAACCAATTTCTGTGAGACCCTATCGCTACCCCTATTTCCAGaaagatgaaatagaaaaaatataaaagagttgTTGGAATCTGGTGTTATTCGACCTAGCCAAAACCCTTATTCCTTACCTGTTTTATTGGTAAGGAAAGTGGATGGCACATACATTTATGTGTTGACTATCGCGCCCTCAACGATGCCACAGTGAAGGATAAATATCAAATTCTAGTGGTGGAGGAATTGACCTATTTTTCTGAAATACTattaacctatttttcttaaaaaatctaaaatctcgcaattctaaaatatcaccacttcccaattttattgatatccACTTAACAAAATTCCACCTTGATCGcaagtctatttaaaaaagacAAGCCGAAACCCACTCAAGATATTCTAGGTGTTTTGTAACCAATGCAATCGGGCCCAATATCCAACCTCGGCCcacttgaaataaaataaaacaaattccatGACTTCCAACAAAAGGGCCAAGAtgtaattaacataaaaaagcTTAGAAAGTTAGAACTTTTCATTTTGAACTATCACGTGATCCTAGGGGCATTTAGgtagttatatataataagtgggTAGAGCTCAAGGGCTAGAACTTTGGAGAAAAACAAGCTTCAGAGGAGATGTAGTGAGGGAGGGACCATGCGAGGTAACTCACTGTAAGTGAGGCAACGAGCGGCGACCAGGTGGTTGGGCACGACAACAGAGCactgggagagggagagagaggaaaccATTACTCacgatggagagagagagagagagagagagagagagaacacgGCATGAGGGATAGAGAGAGGTTACCAAGAGAGAGAGCGGTGGCTTGGAGtggtgtaggtgtaggtgcccgGTGGCACTTCTATATAGGTGGAGACGACGTGGAGGGGTTGTTAAGGTCGTTAAGCTTCACCGACGTGTCACGAGGTTGCAAAACTGAGACGGGAGGAAGTTGTTTTATTGCTCTATTTTTGGTGTGGGAAACAGGGCCTCTTGGACGTGCAATGGTAGCTTGGGCGACGATGGTGTAGGGAGGAGCTAGGGTAGCACGTGGGTGAAAAATGGCAACAATTCTCTGGTTCAGCAGAGGCTTACCACGGCGTGGAGGTTCTACCGTGTAGGGGAGGTAGTTTTCGTTGCTTGGTTTCTTCCTGGACGTGGAATGGAGGCTTCTGGTACGTCGAGAACTGGGTGGCTCGAGTGGAGGAGCTTGGCAGTGGGGCTACCTTAAGGTGGTGCAACAGCAACTCTAGTATAAAGGTTAAAGATTATCACTACGTGCATGAGGACTGTGCGTGAAATGTGTAACgtatatttatataatgttGTATGGCGTGGAACTAATCACTGTGTTCTCAcggcttgggctttttgggtttatttcaaaatatttgggCCCACATGTTGTGTATGAAATTAACAAATGGACTGAGTTGGGTGGTTAGAGCAGTTTGAAAATCTCTTTAGCTTGTCTGCAATTTTTCTCAGGAATCAGATGTTTTATCGATACTAATAGACTTCGactcaaattctaaaactaATACAACTTGTCCCATGAATTTCAGCTCATAACTAAAAGAATTTCACctaatccataaaatataaaataattttaacctaattatcaggcctaataaaaatccatatcctacaaaaataaaattttaaacccaTAACCTATCttaaaaattaattgttaatcTCACATGAACTTTTCGTACGTGtaaacccaaaaaacaaaattttagaaagcgGGATTGGTCCTTGGCCAGGTGTTACACTCGCAATATGTAATTTAATAATCGAGTTAATACAGCTACGAGTTCTCCTTTCCCTCATTCAAGATTCTCTGCATTCTTACTCTGTTCTTGTCATTCTTGGACCTAATTTAAGACGCAAGTCTGCTTCTAGCTTGATCTCTGATGTAGCTTTCCCCCAAAAAATCCCGTCAATAACTCTACGAATCCAAATCCACAAGACTCGTAACTTTTTTCCCAAGGTAATCAGTTTTCGTGATCTTCAGAGAAAACGTCCAAAATGAAAAcacctcttttccttttttttaaatgaattaagataTCTCATTTACTATAGTTTGGGATTTGAGTTACTGGGATACTGTAGAATCCGAAATTTTCTAGGACCATGTTCAAGAAAGAATCTCCAACATCTcccatttaatatatatttaagattaaccgtatttattttatattctaaaactgtataaattatttaaccATCTCAATACTCAGAACTTGATCTTACTTTACCGTCTCATTTTGTCATGctatttattacaatttcacCATTAAAGTTCTGGATAGAATGAGAACTGAGAAAGTAACTACTTAAATGTTcttaaattttctttctttatcctCTGGACGTGTGAACTTAATGGATGTTTCAACCAATGAAGCAAACTATTGTCAACATGTTTAGCATTGGTTTCTTTGAGTACTTT
It contains:
- the LOC121268887 gene encoding LOW QUALITY PROTEIN: 6-phosphogluconate dehydrogenase, decarboxylating 3, chloroplastic-like (The sequence of the model RefSeq protein was modified relative to this genomic sequence to represent the inferred CDS: inserted 1 base in 1 codon) — encoded protein: MEASALSRIGLAGLAVMGQNLALNIADKGFPISVYNRTASKVDETVNRARQEGQLPLTGQYNPKDFVLSIQRPRSVIILVKAGSPVDQTIAALSSHMEPGDTIIDGGNEWYENTERRIQEVSGKGLLYLGMGVSGGEEGARNGPSLMPGGSYQAYSNIQEILEKIAAQVKDDGPCVTYIGEGGSGNFVKMVHNGIEYGDMQLISEAYDVLKNVGGXSNQELSEIFAEWNRGELESFLIEITADIFRVKDEYGDGGLVDKILDKTGMKGTGKWTVQQAAELSVAAPTIAASLDCRYLSGLKEERENAAEVLREAGLNEEKGVKLGGIDKKRLIDDVRQALYASKICSYAQGMNLLRAKSVERGWDLNLGELARIWKGGCIIRAVFLDRIKKAYQRNPNLANLVVDPDFAREMVQRQAAWRRVVGLAISAGISTPGMCASLSYFDTYRRARLPANLVQAQRDLFGAHTYERIDRPGSFHTEWTKLARNSDAGVGAFS
- the LOC121268888 gene encoding uncharacterized protein LOC121268888, yielding MIIWNWNCIWLVLTLIYCSYVSCSDHFTTDSLDASLEDFAFKAPLRHRPRTGALYQALLPANLSSIDVSIVRLRSRRLWNTGANFSFFHIPSRTMPLPHVKRLAIVYQNLGNLSSHFYGLKGYSLITPAVGFTVFDASNVSSTSIRKLSLSTMGKPISIHFPTLALPDGMISKTRCVAFSGNGSFYLSEMSLPGICYSGDQGHFAIVVPKESKQRLWYLWVVGSVLGISGMVVMVYVGMASARTLKTKKIQVERQAQADEDSILESRWVSGSKLPSAAGTRTQPVLENGGV